GAAATTTGTTTAATCCCCTTGTAATCATTTAAATGCTCGTCAAGAATAGAGATTTTAAAACCCTTGTTTCTTAAATAACTCTCGTACATCTCTTTCAGCATTCTTGCCCAATCTTCGGCATCATTGCCACCTGCTCCGGCATAAATAGATAAAATAGCGTTAGCCTTATCGTAGGGACCATCAAAATATAGCTCTATCTTTTTTTTGTTAATTTTCTCCTCTATACCCTGTAAATCTTTGTTTAAAGCTTCTATCATCTTTGTGTCATTGCTAGCAGCAGCTAAATGATACAACTCTACTGCATCGTTTAATGATTGCTCCCAGCCGGAAAACAAAGCTATCTCTTTTTGCAAGACACTCAAATTAGCTAATTTTTTGTCAGCTAGTCCGTGATCTTCCCAAAAGCCATTTTCTAAACTTTCTTTTTTTAGAATGGCTTCCTTTTTCTTTTTAGCTTCTAAGTCAAAGACGGTCCGCTAAATTTCGGACCTCCTCTCGTAGCGCTTTAATCTGTAATAAAACATCATCCATATTTTATGCAACAAGATACCTCTAGTTTAACAGAAAGGGCGAGATTTTAAAAGGTTAACAGCAAACAAAAAACGCCACTATTGTGGCGCTAATTTCTCACTGGAAGGGCCTGCCCCCACACCTATTAGAAATTCTTGTTTGGAGCAAACAAAAAACGCCACTATTGTGGCGCTAATTTCTAATAGGTGTGAGGGCAGGGGTACCTCGATTCGAACGGGGATCAACGGTTTTGGAGACCGCTATTCTACCATTGAACTATACCCCTAGGGAATTATTAGTTTAAAAACATCCTCCTCTCTGTTTATGACTTCTCGGTCATAAATAGAGAAGAGGATTAGCTTATTTATTTTTTTGCTTCTTTGTGAACAGTATGCATTCTATCTTTAGGACAATATTTTTTTAACTCTAACTTTTTGCCCGCAGGATTTTTTTTGTTGCGATTTGTGTAATAATTAACACTTTTACACTTGGTGCATTGTAATTTTACTATGTTTTCTTTTTTCATATAAATCTATTACTTTTTGCTATTAATACTTTTATTCAGAGCTGAAGGCCAGATTTGAACTGGCGACCTACTCCTTACCATGGAGTTGCTCTACCAACTGAGCTACTTCAGCGAGTATAACTAACATCAAACTAAAAACTAAATTAGCGATTCACCCCTTACCATGGAGTTGCTCTACCTCCGCCGGCTGGCGGATGAGCTACTTCAGCGAATGAAACACTATAACAAACCATTGTAGTTTTTTCAACAACCTGAGCAGCTTCAACATAACATAAATATTCCGTAATATTTTCTATGATTTATTCAATGACTGCAGTTTGGATTGTAGACATTGAACTTTGGACATTTTTCCGGATATGGGTGCACAGAGTAGGATTTGCACCTACGTAGGCCTGAGGCCGACAGATTTACAGTCTGTTGCGTTTGACTACTCCGCCATCTGTGCGAAATATTTATACTAAATTGGAACAACAAACCTCAGCCAGGAAAGTGAGCCGATGGTCAGATTTGGACTGACGACCTACTGTTTACAAAACAGTTGCTCTACCACTGAGCTACATCGGCAATAGTTTACAACATCATAAACTAACTTTCAACCTGGGTCTTAGTTCTCCTTTGATGTATTTTAGGAGAAATGCTTTTTCTTATTGTGCGCTTTTTCTCACGAATCATCGGTTCTTTTTCAGCCAACTTCTTGAAACTCTCTACCAAGCGAGAGTCATTAATAATATCGTCCCAAGATAAATCATTATTCACAGCTTTAAGCAAAATCCCCCTTATTGCGGAGAGGTCTCCGATGTCGGAATACAAATCTATCAATTTCGTAAGCGTTTCGATATCAAACTGATTGTTCAAATGGTTTAAGTAATCACGCTCTAAGGACCAGATACTGGTATCTGTCTGATTTTCTGTTTGAGTTACTTCTTCAGTTACTGTAGTTATGGTAGTTTCGTGTTCATCAACAGACACTGTTTGCTGGGTATTAATCAGAGCAGTAATTCTGCCGTTATCTGCATAGGGAGAAGCCTTATCTTCCTTAAGTTTTCCTATGGAATCTACAAGCTGATTATCAACCCTTAAAACAAAAACTCTCAACCGCCTCAAACCTTTCTCTGTGATACCTTCCAAAACCTCTCGCTTTACTTTCAAATTGGATAACAAGCCAGCTACTTTGGATTTTAAAGCGTCGCCATCACTGACCTCCGAAACAGTTTCTTCGGTTTTGGTATCTAGATTAGCTTTCTCTGTTTTCTGTTTATGACTAAAAAGATAAACAATGCCGCCCAAAGAACATGTGAGAACGAGGGCTAAGATGATATTATACATAACCTATAGCTAACATTATTTTAGTTAGGCTTGCAGCCTATAAAATTTATTGACTTTGATGATGCCGTTTTGGCCAGCTTCTTGTTTCAGCCAAGCACCAATGGTAAGGCTGGGATCTTTAATATAAATCTGATCCATCAAACAAATCTCCTTTTCCCAGTCGTTTAATTTCCCTGTGGCAATTTTATCTAAAATTTCCTGAGGTTTATTGCTTTCAGCTAATTCTTTTAAGATAGCTGCTCTTTTGTCTGACAACATTTCGGTGGGAATGTCTTCCTGACTTATATACATAGGATTCATAGCTGCAATGTGCATCGCCAAATCATGAGCCAAAGATTTAAACGATTCTGTCTTAATTGCTTCTGGCTTATCAGAATCAAGATTTAAAAGCACCCCCACTCTGCCACCGTTATGGATATAGGCTTCAATTAAACCATTAGCAGTTTCGGTATAAGCGCAATTACCAATCTCTATATTTTCGCCA
Above is a window of Candidatus Paceibacterota bacterium DNA encoding:
- the rpmG gene encoding 50S ribosomal protein L33; this encodes MKKENIVKLQCTKCKSVNYYTNRNKKNPAGKKLELKKYCPKDRMHTVHKEAKK
- the tsf gene encoding translation elongation factor Ts; translated protein: MISAADVSKLREATQASVMDCKKALEEAEGDFDKALEVIRREGLLKADKKSGRTTEAGDIEALLSSDAKKGAILELRSNTSFVSQSEDFRFLAKNLVEQVLITGQETIDAQALLASPYIKDQSTTVADTIKANIAKFGENIEIGNCAYTETANGLIEAYIHNGGRVGVLLNLDSDKPEAIKTESFKSLAHDLAMHIAAMNPMYISQEDIPTEMLSDKRAAILKELAESNKPQEILDKIATGKLNDWEKEICLMDQIYIKDPSLTIGAWLKQEAGQNGIIKVNKFYRLQA